In the genome of Raphanus sativus cultivar WK10039 chromosome 4, ASM80110v3, whole genome shotgun sequence, one region contains:
- the LOC108811197 gene encoding F-box/kelch-repeat protein At3g04660-like, producing the protein MMKRVKRKETTGINQQPLTTKEDKDENDPFSIIPLDLIVEILLKVPTKSVASLVFVSKQWLSIISGKCFINQYLARSSPSPRLLFTVFGFYAPVQFLHSCSQVDPSSDRHRLNINPDKKNHQNAFSPPIRGLICRQMGSRVMIGNPTTGQFLTLPRLKTTRRGVLSFFGYDSVNDAYKVLSMTVLQGHQKRESQVVAEDHQVYTLGGGAQNKWRIVECKHPHLPPTPSHVTNKGICLNGVLYYYAWIKNEGSLISFDLISEEFNVTKLPEDNPCIVNYNGKVAITSWPTADGEVHLWVLEDATTQRWSKVSIVVPSWTALGGKNHSFRFRGTVSTGELIFSQRCPNKAPFFFISYNLKEHRAQKVVVSEFGGPYDDTEVYFDHVESPMFCQI; encoded by the coding sequence ATGATGAAGAGGGTCAAGAGGAAGGAGACGACCGGGATCAATCAGCAGCCTCTAACGACGAAAGAAGATAAAGATGAAAACGATCCGTTTTCGATTATTCCTCTGGATCTAATCGTAGAGATTCTCCTGAAAGTTCCTACCAAATCTGTAGCTAGTCTTGTCTTCGTTTCAAAACAATGGTTATCCATAATCAGTGGCAAATGTTTTATCAATCAGTACCTTGCTCGATCTTCACCTTCACCTCGGCTTCTTTTCACAGTCTTCGGCTTCTACGCGCCAGTGCAGTTCTTACATTCATGTTCCCAGGTTGATCCATCTTCTGACCGTCATAGGTTAAACATAAATCCAGATAAGAAGAACCATCAGAATGCTTTTTCTCCACCAATCCGCGGCTTGATCTGCCGTCAAATGGGTTCTAGAGTGATGATAGGTAACCCTACCACGGGCCAATTCTTAACGTTGCCTAGACTCAAAACTACAAGAAGAGGTGTGTTATCCTTTTTTGGGTATGATTCAGTGAATGATGCATACAAAGTGTTGTCCATGACTGTACTACAAGGTCATCAAAAACGTGAATCACAAGTTGTGGCCGAAGATCATCAAGTGTACACTCTAGGAGGAGGAGCCCAAAATAAATGGAGAATTGTTGAGTGTAAGCATCCTCATCTTCCTCCTACTCCTTCTCATGTTACTAATAAAGGGATATGTTTAAATGGGGTACTGTATTATTATGCTTGGATAAAAAATGAAGGATCCTTGATAAGCTTCGATCTGATATCTGAAGAGTTTAATGTCACTAAGTTACCTGAGGATAATCCTTGCATAGTGAACTACAATGGAAAGGTAGCTATAACTAGTTGGCCTACCGCTGACGGTGAAGTTCACTTGTGGGTTCTAGAAGATGCCACTACGCAACGATGGTCTAAAGTTTCAATCGTTGTTCCTTCTTGGACAGCATTAGGTGGAAAAAATCATAGCTTCAGGTTCAGGGGTACAGTTAGTACTGGTGAGCTTATATTCTCACAGCGGTGTCCCAATAAGGCGCCCTTCTTTTTCATCAGTTACAATCTCAAGGAACACAGAGCCCAAAAAGTCGTGGTTAGTGAATTTGGAGGTCCCTATGATGACACCGAAGTCTATTTTGATCATGTTGAGAGTCCTATGTTCTGTCAAATCTAA